In Sporosarcina psychrophila, a genomic segment contains:
- a CDS encoding trimeric intracellular cation channel family protein encodes MAWDVFSFIGTAAFAISGAIVAMEEEYDIFGVYILGMVTAFGGGAVRNVLIGVPVSVLWDQQFLFFVASILITIIFFFSRYLLSHWNRWGNYFDAIGLAAFAIQGAMLAISLNMSIYAVMVAAVLTGAGGGVIRDLLAGRKPLVFKRDIYAVWAALAGLIVGLGLFKSDLALYALLVMTAGLRIFSLVFQWKLPNGKIH; translated from the coding sequence GTGGCTTGGGATGTTTTTAGTTTTATCGGTACGGCAGCATTCGCTATCTCGGGCGCAATTGTTGCGATGGAAGAGGAATATGATATTTTTGGCGTTTATATATTGGGTATGGTCACTGCTTTTGGCGGTGGTGCCGTTCGTAATGTTTTAATAGGTGTGCCTGTCTCTGTATTATGGGATCAGCAATTCTTATTTTTTGTGGCAAGTATTTTGATAACCATTATTTTCTTTTTCTCTAGGTATCTTCTTTCCCATTGGAATAGATGGGGTAATTACTTTGATGCAATCGGATTGGCTGCATTCGCCATTCAAGGCGCCATGCTTGCCATATCACTGAACATGTCAATTTATGCAGTTATGGTTGCAGCAGTTCTAACGGGAGCAGGTGGTGGTGTCATCCGTGACTTGCTCGCAGGAAGGAAGCCACTCGTCTTCAAACGGGACATCTACGCAGTGTGGGCTGCACTCGCCGGTCTTATAGTCGGCCTCGGGCTATTTAAGAGTGATCTGGCACTTTATGCGTTACTTGTGATGACAGCCGGTCTACGTATTTTCTCGCTTGTTTTCCAATGGAAATTGCCAAATGGAAAAATTCATTAA
- a CDS encoding aminotransferase class I/II-fold pyridoxal phosphate-dependent enzyme translates to MFTEQDDLLFENAEAIEEKLAPFFKGIEKTAFYNQRKVLAAFRKNTVSDFHLTGSTGYGYDDAGRDVLEQVYADVFGAEDCLVRNQIISGTHAISISLFGILRPGDELLYITGKPYDTLDSIVSGKGKDTGSLHDYGITYKHIDLNEAGTVDFEEVAKNIHSKTKMIGIQRSKGYSDRPSFMVDEIGEMVRKVKAINPDLVVFVDNCYGEFVEEQEPIQVGVDLMAGSLIKNPGGGLARTGGYIAGRADLVEKCAYRMTSPGLGAEAGASLDTLREMYQGFFLAPHVVSQAVKGALFTAALLESFGLNTSPHYTEKRTDLIQSVSFENADQMIAFCRSIQENSPINAHYAPEPSYMPGYTDDVIMAAGTFIQGSSIELTADGPIRPPYTAYVQGGLTYEHVKVAVLSSIGKLVKENLIGN, encoded by the coding sequence ATGTTTACAGAACAAGACGACCTTTTATTTGAGAATGCGGAAGCGATCGAAGAGAAACTTGCACCATTTTTCAAAGGTATCGAAAAAACTGCCTTTTACAATCAACGGAAAGTACTCGCTGCGTTCCGTAAAAATACGGTGAGCGATTTTCACCTGACTGGTTCAACAGGTTACGGCTATGATGACGCGGGCCGAGATGTATTGGAACAAGTATACGCTGACGTTTTTGGAGCAGAAGATTGCCTAGTACGCAATCAAATTATATCTGGCACACATGCTATTTCAATCAGTCTTTTCGGAATCCTGCGACCAGGTGATGAGCTCCTTTATATTACAGGGAAACCTTATGATACATTGGACTCCATTGTTTCTGGAAAAGGGAAAGACACGGGTTCACTGCATGATTATGGCATCACCTATAAACATATCGATTTGAATGAAGCTGGTACAGTCGATTTTGAAGAAGTCGCTAAAAACATTCACAGTAAGACGAAAATGATTGGTATCCAGCGGTCAAAAGGCTATTCAGACCGTCCATCTTTCATGGTGGATGAAATTGGTGAAATGGTTCGTAAAGTGAAGGCCATCAATCCTGACCTCGTTGTGTTTGTCGACAACTGTTATGGCGAATTTGTCGAGGAACAAGAGCCGATTCAAGTCGGTGTTGACTTAATGGCAGGTTCACTGATCAAAAATCCAGGTGGAGGTCTCGCAAGAACGGGTGGTTATATCGCTGGGCGTGCAGACCTCGTTGAAAAGTGTGCATACCGGATGACTTCACCAGGTCTAGGGGCAGAAGCCGGGGCATCGCTGGATACGCTGCGGGAAATGTACCAAGGATTTTTCCTAGCGCCACATGTTGTCAGTCAAGCCGTAAAAGGAGCGCTTTTCACCGCAGCACTTCTAGAAAGTTTCGGACTCAACACATCGCCGCATTACACAGAAAAAAGAACCGATCTAATTCAGTCGGTATCCTTTGAAAATGCCGATCAAATGATTGCGTTCTGTCGGTCAATTCAAGAAAACTCGCCTATCAATGCGCACTACGCCCCTGAGCCTTCGTATATGCCCGGCTACACCGACGATGTCATCATGGCGGCAGGGACATTCATCCAAGGCTCCAGCATCGAACTGACGGCAGACGGCCCCATCAGACCGCCCTATACGGCGTATGTCCAAGGTGGCTTGACGTACGAGCATGTAAAAGTAGCCGTGCTATCTTCAATCGGTAAACTAGTTAAGGAAAACTTAATCGGGAATTAA